aagaaaaataagatagatagaacctgatttgaaccaaaactctgataccaaatgatgcaaacTTTAATTGACACGCGTTAAGAtccaacaatcaatattggaatacttgacaaatgatgcaaacctcaaccaacacgcgttgaaacccaacaatcaatattggaatatgtgcccaagaaagctaaaattaagatttttgatagaaaaccctgacccaacgtttataaatgaaacacgAACTgtaggtataaagtaacaaaccttgatctaatgattataattaaatcatgaactagaggtataaagtaacaaacctcaacacaataattataattaaatcacgaaccaaaggtataaaatttgaaggCCACAAGAAagaaatccttgataagttcacaagttttccgaagaaccaatagaagaaacaaaacctcacatttttattcaatggccttttctttagtgtccatgaccctcattgactcttgttcaagcaacttctcgattagtccttACATaacctccttgaccttcttggctctaactcttgtgatgggtccgcttggcatgtgcagatcatcgtgtgcaatcggagcttgtgggttcatatcagGATGCATGAAAACCTTTATGTATGAAtgaacttagaactctggtaatgtatggagaatgtttcattacttcCGCTGCATTATTGTtaaatgattatggtatcaggtacacagacgccACTTTAGTAGCATCTCGGGCCCACGTAGCGGGTCGGGGTGTTATAATTTTTTAGTTCTTTTAGtttttaatattcatattaaaaatttgaaaaataataaataatgttttccactatttcaaaatactaaaaactCGGAACATAAGGGTTAatttaacaaatatttttaaaaatagaattgaaaattgattttCTACAAATTAATTAGCAATCCTTGTCCTGTAACTTTTTTCTCCTCCAAAAAATGGAAACCGACCCGTTGGCTGGTGACTGACGCCAGGGATGCCCGTTCTTCTTTCCCGGCTAAAAACACAGGCACAAAGGATTGCCTATTTTTGCCGGagcagcctctctctctctctccatcgaTGGGCCACGTGAGGTAAACTGCCCTGCAAAACCCTATTCCGTCAACTGCTCCGGACATCCAAATGTTGCAGCCGCACCAATCCTCCTACCCTTCCCTCCTCTCCTACTCCGATCAATCCCACGCCCTTGCCCCTATCCCCATCGTCTCTTACCCCCAAATTCCTCTTTTCTCGGTCCTCCCCTCGGATCCGTGTCTGCACGCACCTGGTACGGACCCACATGCTTCTTCAAGCTCCTATCTGTCGGTCAGTGCTGCCCAGACATCGCTTTATCATCATGATCCAGTTGCTGTCTCTGAGAGTTGGGTCGTGAAACAGGCCGATCCCGTTAAATATGCAGCTGTAagcattttaatattttatttcgtGGTATTCGTTGATCAGAATGTTCGGTTTTTTGGGAAAGGGGGTTTGTATCTCTGGATGTTAATTTGTGCGTCGTCCGTACTTGAAATCGAGTTCTGAAAGATGGGCTATTTGTTCTCTTTCTTTGGGATTGATGTCTCAGTGCTCAAATTTGAGTTCGACACGTTGAATCGGTCTTACATTCttcctctatttctctttttctatttcttttacaCTGTTGATGCGTCACATGTGAATGGAGAATCTCTCTGGTAGCTTCAGTTGTTGTGTTTCCATGATGTATGTGTTGCCGTTTCCTATTTTGTGTTCTTTGGTCTGAAATTAGCGGTTTCAATTTGCAGGATCATAAATCTTTGATTAAGAAGTCAATAGGACCCACAAGTTCAAATTCCTTAGGGAACAGCGATTGTATGAATGAACCTTTGGCAAATGATGCCTCAAAGAACACAACGAAGCAAACCCAGGTTAGCCAACCATTAAGGTGCGAGATTTGCAAAATTGATTGTACTAGCAAAGATGTCTTTGAGAAACACATGTTGGGAAAGAAGcacaaaaaaaaattgcaaatggAAATTGCTCATACACCATTCAATAAAAGAAGCCGCCCGGGCCTAGGTTATGTTGAATGGATATCAGGGGCTTCAGGGGTGGCTATAGGTGAGGATTTGGAGGCCAAGAAACGTAAGGTTCTGAATGGTGGTGCTCAAAGTGACTCTGTCAAGGTCTGTACAATATGCAATGTTGTGTGCAATAGCCAAGAGGTGTTCAATAAGCATATTTCGGGGAAAAAGCATGCCATCCAGGTAAATGCAATTGCAATTAGAAGAAACAATTAGCATTTATTGAGTTGACTAGCATATGGTctgttttatatttttgttgtgcaTGCTTCCCAAAATTCTATTGCTGCTAGCCTCCTACTAATCCCATGATTTTTCTTTCATGGgggtaaaatatttttagaaatggCTATGGATTTGcatatttacttaattttttgaCTTGCATGAAATAGAGTAATTCTCCATATTTTATGTTACACTTATGAAATCTGTTGATGCTGTCTTTGGTTGGATGGAATAGCATTCACGATAAGCCTTGCAAACAAAAAATGCTAGGGCTACCAAAGATTGAGCTCTGAAAGAATCCTTTGAGAGAAGGTTGCAAAGCCTTACATTAAGAAATGAGTGAGAGTGTAAGTCTTCTGTTGGGTTGATTTTTCCTTTGAATTAGGCGAGCTCTTATGAAGGTCTCATGTGTTGTTTCTTCAATAATTATTTGGAATGGGAGAACTAGGGCTCAACTGTTGGTTGCGAGCTTTAGGATTTGGTGGTTGTGAGCTTTAGAATGTGGTGGTTGGCATGCTTTATATTCCAAGTGGCCACTCCCTAGTCTGGACGTTTTGTTTGTCTATAAGAGTAAAATTTTTTGGGACCTTACTATCTTCTAGGTATTCGATGTCATTTCCTTGGTGCACGGTGTTCACCCTTTTGCTCtgcctcttttttctttttctttgtttctttgtGTCCTGGAGTCTTTGTGTTTATCGGACAGAAAATTCAAGTTTCTCGAATAATTGCATATGTATATGTATCGGAGCCCATatgtccccccccccccagggAATCATCACATTGTTGATTTGTTTGATGGGACTGATTGTAATGACATGTGGAGGGTTTTTGGTGAGGCGAACCATAACAGTTTCCCTAAAGAGAGAGTATTTCAAAGGTTCAAAGTTAAAATTCTACGTTTTTGTCTTTAGTCTTTACTTTCTCCTTCTCTATTTAAGCCTTCCTCTTCCTCCATCTAAGCTCCTTCTTTTGAATTGATTGCAATTGTTGTATTCTTCCCCTTCTTTCACGGTCTTGTCCTCATTGACATGGTATGCCCTTGTCCTTCTTTTCTTTGCCTTTTGTGTGTGGTATAGGTCTTTCGGTCTAACTCTTACTCTCCGTTTCTCTATTAGAAAGTTCTTATCTATctatttcttccttcagttatggttGTGGAGTCACCTTCTTTTACCTCTTCTTGATCACCTAGGATCATCCCTAAGTGCAGCAAGAATGTTGCGAGGACCCCAACCATGAGGGAATTTTTGTATTAGGAGAGGCAAAGGGAGTACTTCATAGTGAGAGAGCTTTTTGAGGAGGCATATAAGATCCTTTCCTTCCTTTCTAGAGCCATGCTCGAGGAAGAGGCGGGTGCATTTTATAACACTAGAGAGCTCTCAACTGAAGTGGCAAAGAAGAATTCTCAAAGAGTTCTAGTGAACTTGGGCTTATTGGAATGTGATTTAATGATGCAAACAAATTTAGTTCTTGAAGTTGTGTTTAGCCATTTTTTGATCCAAATTTGTGATGGTAGAGAGCTTGAAAATATGCATGTCACCCATGGATGTCAAGTTGAAAAATTGTTCTAGAGTAACACATTAGGAGTTCTCTACTAGAAGTTATGATCATTTGAACTTAAATGTGCAGTTTCCTAGCTTAAGCTTTTTTCTATGAGTTTGTTTGTATTCTCTATGTAAGAAAACATGTTATGTAGAGTATTTTGAGTATTTTTAGTGAAAGTCAATTATTTCTACTTGGAAAACATAAAGTAACATCTTCTTATGCTAAGAGGGCTGTTCTAAGTCTATAAAAGCATCCATAGCCATGTGTTAACACCTAAAGCGTTTTGAAAATCTGAGACTTTTTGGCCTTTGCCTTGTTTCTCTTCAATTCTATATCTACCTTGTGAGTGATGAAGTTTATCTTTTGAACTCTATATCTCTAGAGTTTTGAGCCATCTAGTGGTGAGTTTCCATCAAGTGGTGACCTCTAcctttttttttgccttttttttttttcccactaaCTTGGTAAGTGTGTGTAAATGTTGCTTGTACCTCATTTCTAGCAACTTGGTGTCAGTTGGTATTAGACCAAGGTTTTTTATAGATCATGGTTGTCATGTGCAAAAACAACATGAGAGATAAATTCATGACTTTGAAATGAATGAGATGAGAAGGAAAATCTAGAAACTCTAGCAATGCATTGATGTTATTAAAATTGTGTTGGTGATGGAAATGATTCTGAAAATGGTTCTAGTGACGATGGTGGTGGCGTTAATcttttgttagattaccactttacctaaaagcttaagctgttaagttgtgggccaataatgtatatcctGCCTCCACTCACCTCCACACGTGTAGACcaacatgtggagagataaacaaatggaAAATCACACCCATTACATGGGACAATAATTTTTAAAGACCACATAATTAATgcaagcaacaagactagaactaAGGATCTATCGGTAACCAACTCTGATAacgattaccactttacctaaaagcttaagctattaagttgtgggccaacaatgtatatcaagatttCACACTTTCTATAATGTTCTGGATCATGATTCAAGTTATGGATCTTCTTCTCATCATCATAGATGAAAGAATTGAAAGTTTCCTAGAGATTCTGATGTGAGAGTGGATATTATAGAAGTT
The Malania oleifera isolate guangnan ecotype guangnan chromosome 13, ASM2987363v1, whole genome shotgun sequence DNA segment above includes these coding regions:
- the LOC131146372 gene encoding uncharacterized protein LOC131146372, with amino-acid sequence MLQPHQSSYPSLLSYSDQSHALAPIPIVSYPQIPLFSVLPSDPCLHAPGTDPHASSSSYLSVSAAQTSLYHHDPVAVSESWVVKQADPVKYAADHKSLIKKSIGPTSSNSLGNSDCMNEPLANDASKNTTKQTQVSQPLRCEICKIDCTSKDVFEKHMLGKKHKKKLQMEIAHTPFNKRSRPGLGYVEWISGASGVAIGEDLEAKKRKVLNGGAQSDSVKVCTICNVVCNSQEVFNKHISGKKHAIQAGLIPAITAQPFVAANANTNPLCWIVPRVQPQSSWVQKNIRKKTKIVQSAWCEVCRLQCNSIDVFNRHIMGKRHQKNLEQLEASKQDTSGATTTEANSVSGPAENPEAGQCKPSDMAKSVNKTNLSQASEIDLEVKKRKVLEGGAAAGAVRVCTLCNVVCNSQTVFNFHLTGQKHAAMVQKLADTAMAKAGAQGSACV